CATAAAGGAGCGGATCGACCGGCTCCGGCAGGAGGGCATAATCGAGGGCTTCACCATCACCATAAACCCCGAGGCGGCGGGAAAACACGTCTCCGCCTTCTTCGAGATCGACGTGGAGCCCTTCTACCTGGACTCGGTGGCCCACGCCCTGGCGGAGAAGCCGGAGGTGGAGAACCTGTACCTCATGACCGGTTCAAGCACCCTCCACATGCACGCACTCCTCAAGGATATGGAGGACCTGGAGCGATTCGTGCTGCACCACGTCTACTCCCTAAAGGGGATAAGCCGGGTCCAGACCCACCTGATACTAAAGCGCTACAAGAGCCGCAACGGGGGGCTCAGGCTCTAGCCCGCCATCCCGCAACGGGATGGCGAAGATGGCGTAAAGATTAAGGGGCCCCGGCGAAGGGGGCCCGCAAGGTCAAGCCTACTGTTTCTTGAGATCGAAGGGCCAGCCCACCACGCCACCCTCCAGCACCGCCAGGTCCTTGAAGCCGTGTTTCCTAAGTATCGCCATGGCGTCCCAGCCCCGCATGGATATCTTGCAGTAGGCCACCACCTTCTTGCCCGTGGGCACCTCGGCTATACGCCTTTCAAGCTGGCCCAAGGGGATCTCCAGTATCCCGTCAAAGGGCAGCTGCCCCTGGACCTCCTTCTCCCCCGGGCCCCGCACGTCCAGCAGCACCGCCCCTTCCTCCACCAGCT
This portion of the Thermanaerothrix sp. genome encodes:
- a CDS encoding Lrp/AsnC family transcriptional regulator; translation: MDQLDLNLLEDLTADGRVSYAELGRKYGLTRVSIKERIDRLRQEGIIEGFTITINPEAAGKHVSAFFEIDVEPFYLDSVAHALAEKPEVENLYLMTGSSTLHMHALLKDMEDLERFVLHHVYSLKGISRVQTHLILKRYKSRNGGLRL
- a CDS encoding rhodanese-like domain-containing protein; the encoded protein is LVEEGAVLLDVRGPGEKEVQGQLPFDGILEIPLGQLERRIAEVPTGKKVVAYCKISMRGWDAMAILRKHGFKDLAVLEGGVVGWPFDLKKQ